From a single Bacillus pseudomycoides DSM 12442 genomic region:
- a CDS encoding DUF2089 family protein yields MDINNIPNWILALENEDLEFVKNLVLHSGSLKEIAKVYEVSYPTVRLKLDRLIDKIKMNDAVENEEFIKFIKSLSIDDRISVEDAKLIIEKYKQERDGE; encoded by the coding sequence GTGGATATTAACAATATTCCAAACTGGATTTTAGCCTTGGAAAATGAGGATTTAGAGTTTGTTAAAAACTTAGTACTTCATTCGGGTTCTTTAAAAGAGATTGCAAAGGTTTATGAGGTATCATACCCAACAGTAAGACTTAAACTTGATCGATTAATCGATAAAATAAAAATGAATGATGCTGTAGAAAACGAGGAATTTATTAAATTTATCAAGAGCCTGTCGATTGATGATCGGATAAGTGTAGAAGATGCAAAATTGATTATTGAAAAATATAAACAAGAAAGAGATGGGGAATAA
- a CDS encoding GH-E family nuclease, translating into MGNTPGKGSKTGREVIERMENEIPPKIRTTRDGEIEFMASDNKWYPIDQADMAHLTDAVSWWNSTGRYYGAKSPEVREWMLDSNNYVLDHYSLNRSAGAKLNETYLPPNK; encoded by the coding sequence ATGGGGAATACGCCTGGAAAAGGCTCCAAAACGGGTAGAGAAGTAATAGAAAGAATGGAAAATGAAATTCCACCAAAAATCCGTACAACACGTGATGGTGAAATAGAATTTATGGCAAGTGATAATAAATGGTATCCTATAGATCAAGCAGATATGGCTCATTTAACTGATGCAGTTTCATGGTGGAACAGTACAGGTAGATATTATGGAGCGAAGTCCCCAGAGGTTAGAGAATGGATGTTAGACTCCAATAATTATGTATTAGATCATTATAGTTTAAATCGATCCGCAGGTGCAAAGTTAAATGAAACCTACTTGCCACCAAATAAATAA
- a CDS encoding condensation domain-containing protein, with translation VPGELVIGGDGISDGYLNQPDLTEERFVEDPFVPGDQIYKTGDLVRWMSDGNLEYLGRIDQQVKIRGHRVELGEVETKLLEFPAVRKAFATDYQDVNGHSYLCAYISAEGIINIEEIRDYIAKKLPDYMVPTFIVELEKLPLNANGKVDKSKLPKPQVLKEKERKYFEPVTETEKVLASIFEEVLRVQPVGLHDNFFELGGHSLKAMILASRIQKQLDTEIPIKAIFSSPTVEKLASFITAAGKQEYRSVKKASKRPFYPVSFAQKRMYAAQKLEEAKGGTSYNIPIIVEVNGELDIERIYQAFCSLMSRHESLRTVFLFKEGELVQEICEEVEFPFELIKGNLFEMPDIIESFITPFDLSKAPLFRVKVVQIKEDRNILMMDMHHIISDGVSTNILLQDFAELYQGNKLNDLQIQYKDYAVWQQEQSQIESLKKQEQYWLNTLSGELPILELPTDFVRPPIKQFSGKTFSFRVNNELVLRLKEISSEEESTFFMMLLAAYNILLSKYTGQEDIIIGSPIAGRTHADLEEVIGVFINVLPLRNHPVGTLTFREFLLQVKEQVLQSYENADYPYEELLEKLNLQRDFSRNPLFDTMLNLQNMEMGNLEIPGLSFNSYSWDYNNTKYDINWDIAETEQGELYISIEYSTSLFTQDTIERMR, from the coding sequence GGTACCTGGCGAATTGGTTATCGGAGGAGATGGAATCTCTGACGGATATCTGAACCAACCAGACTTGACAGAAGAGCGCTTTGTGGAGGATCCCTTCGTGCCTGGCGATCAGATCTATAAGACGGGGGATCTTGTCCGCTGGATGTCAGATGGAAACCTTGAGTACCTCGGTAGGATTGACCAACAAGTAAAAATAAGAGGACATAGGGTAGAACTCGGAGAAGTGGAAACAAAGCTTCTTGAATTCCCTGCTGTACGGAAAGCCTTTGCTACGGACTATCAAGATGTTAATGGCCATTCTTATTTATGTGCTTATATTTCAGCTGAAGGAATAATCAATATCGAAGAAATTCGTGATTATATTGCCAAAAAGCTTCCGGATTATATGGTGCCTACTTTTATTGTGGAACTAGAAAAGTTACCACTCAATGCCAATGGAAAGGTGGATAAAAGTAAGCTTCCTAAACCTCAGGTTCTCAAAGAGAAAGAGAGGAAATACTTTGAACCAGTAACTGAAACAGAAAAGGTGCTTGCAAGTATATTTGAAGAGGTACTTAGAGTGCAGCCGGTCGGCCTTCACGACAACTTCTTTGAACTTGGTGGCCACTCACTAAAGGCTATGATCCTTGCCTCTAGGATTCAGAAGCAGCTAGATACGGAAATTCCTATTAAGGCTATATTTTCTTCGCCAACTGTAGAAAAGCTGGCGTCCTTTATTACTGCTGCTGGCAAACAAGAATACCGTTCAGTTAAAAAAGCTTCTAAAAGGCCGTTTTATCCGGTGTCGTTTGCTCAGAAAAGAATGTATGCAGCTCAGAAGCTTGAAGAAGCTAAAGGTGGGACAAGTTATAACATTCCGATTATTGTTGAAGTTAATGGAGAACTTGATATAGAGCGGATTTATCAGGCATTCTGCTCTTTAATGAGCCGACACGAGTCACTCAGGACAGTGTTTCTGTTCAAAGAAGGAGAGCTTGTGCAAGAAATTTGCGAAGAAGTTGAATTCCCATTTGAATTAATCAAGGGTAATTTATTTGAAATGCCGGATATTATTGAAAGTTTTATCACACCTTTTGATCTTAGCAAGGCACCTTTGTTTCGCGTTAAAGTTGTGCAGATTAAGGAAGATCGTAATATCTTAATGATGGATATGCATCATATTATTTCAGATGGTGTATCTACGAATATCCTGTTGCAGGATTTTGCAGAATTGTATCAAGGAAATAAATTGAATGACTTACAAATACAATACAAAGATTATGCAGTCTGGCAGCAAGAACAGAGTCAGATTGAATCATTGAAAAAACAAGAACAGTACTGGTTGAATACACTTTCTGGGGAGCTGCCAATTTTAGAGTTACCGACGGATTTTGTTCGTCCGCCGATTAAACAGTTTTCGGGGAAGACATTCAGTTTTCGGGTCAATAATGAACTGGTGCTTCGTTTGAAAGAAATTTCTTCTGAAGAAGAGTCGACATTTTTTATGATGCTGCTGGCAGCCTATAATATCCTCCTTTCAAAATATACTGGGCAGGAAGATATAATCATTGGTTCACCAATTGCTGGAAGAACGCATGCTGATTTGGAAGAAGTAATCGGTGTTTTTATTAATGTTCTCCCTCTTAGAAATCATCCTGTAGGAACACTTACATTCCGAGAGTTCCTTCTTCAGGTAAAAGAACAGGTGCTGCAGTCTTATGAAAATGCCGATTATCCTTATGAAGAACTTTTGGAAAAGCTTAATTTACAGCGAGACTTTAGTCGGAATCCCCTGTTTGATACAATGTTGAACCTACAGAATATGGAAATGGGAAACTTGGAAATACCAGGATTATCTTTTAATTCCTATAGCTGGGATTACAACAATACAAAATATGATATTAACTGGGACATTGCTGAAACTGAGCAAGGAGAGCTTTATATTTCTATAGAATACAGTACAAGCCTTTTTACCCAAGATACTATAGAAAGAATGAGAG
- a CDS encoding helix-turn-helix domain-containing protein, with product MVKKGDKFQTYSDELKIQVVKSYLNGEGSQTAIAKKYKLKSRTQLMNWVRRYQETGDISDLRGNNGGNNGLKNLLKGRPRTKFDSVEEELEYYKAQVAYLKKQYPNL from the coding sequence ATGGTTAAAAAAGGGGATAAATTTCAAACTTATTCAGATGAATTAAAGATACAAGTTGTAAAAAGTTATTTAAATGGTGAAGGTAGCCAAACAGCTATAGCTAAGAAATATAAGCTGAAAAGTAGAACACAGTTAATGAATTGGGTCCGGAGATATCAAGAAACAGGCGATATTTCAGACTTGCGGGGAAACAACGGCGGCAATAACGGCTTAAAAAACCTCTTGAAAGGTCGTCCTCGTACGAAATTCGATAGTGTGGAAGAAGAATTGGAATACTACAAGGCGCAGGTGGCTTATTTAAAAAAGCAGTATCCAAATCTATAG
- a CDS encoding IS3 family transposase, whose protein sequence is MEELRSRYKVTWLIVIAQLNRSSYYKWRSTCTQRQLRLSKDHTLREQIQAIHIKHKEYGYPRMKIALLEAGFLVKHKKVCRLMRELQIQSIIRKKRRFFNGKSSKVFPNVVEQQFRNRKPNEVLVTDITYLPFKDKFLYFSVVQDIYNNEIVAWKLSHRNDLQLVLKTLDLTAQKRDVYGTIIHSDQGFQYTSHAYYRTLQQLGAIGSHSRKGNCHDNACIESFFSHFKSEMFYLNYYQTKEELIQAIETYIYHYNYKRFQKRLNHRAPIEYRISMAA, encoded by the coding sequence ATTGAAGAACTACGTTCTCGATACAAAGTAACCTGGCTGATCGTCATTGCGCAGTTAAATCGATCTAGCTACTATAAGTGGCGCTCAACATGTACGCAAAGACAATTACGCCTTTCAAAGGATCATACATTGCGTGAACAGATTCAAGCCATTCACATAAAACACAAGGAATACGGTTATCCTCGCATGAAAATTGCCTTACTAGAGGCTGGATTTTTAGTGAAGCACAAAAAAGTATGTAGACTTATGCGAGAACTTCAAATTCAGTCAATCATCCGTAAAAAGCGACGCTTTTTTAACGGGAAATCCTCAAAGGTTTTTCCGAATGTAGTAGAACAACAATTCCGAAACCGCAAACCAAATGAGGTACTTGTCACAGATATCACTTATTTGCCATTCAAAGATAAATTTCTCTATTTCTCGGTCGTTCAAGACATTTATAACAATGAAATCGTTGCTTGGAAACTCTCACATCGTAATGATTTACAACTTGTCCTAAAAACGTTAGATTTAACAGCACAAAAAAGAGATGTGTATGGAACCATCATCCACTCAGATCAAGGATTCCAATATACATCTCATGCTTATTACCGTACGCTTCAACAGCTAGGCGCCATCGGCAGCCACTCCCGCAAAGGAAACTGCCATGACAATGCTTGCATTGAATCATTCTTCTCTCATTTTAAATCTGAAATGTTTTATCTTAATTATTATCAAACAAAGGAAGAACTCATTCAAGCTATTGAAACATACATCTATCATTACAACTACAAACGATTCCAAAAAAGGCTTAACCATCGAGCTCCGATTGAATATCGAATCTCGATGGCTGCATAG
- a CDS encoding hemolysin XhlA family protein: MQEIIELKQEIQQIRSDQKDIKSEQKVMQQDIRNLESRTLGNEKDIININKQLDKISANTTWILRIIIGAIVTALIGLLLKGGV; the protein is encoded by the coding sequence ATGCAAGAAATTATCGAGTTAAAGCAAGAAATCCAACAAATTAGATCAGATCAAAAAGATATTAAGTCCGAACAAAAAGTAATGCAGCAGGATATTCGAAACTTAGAGTCACGTACTTTAGGCAACGAAAAAGACATCATAAACATTAATAAACAGTTAGATAAAATCAGCGCTAATACTACCTGGATTCTCCGGATTATCATTGGTGCGATTGTAACAGCACTTATTGGATTACTCTTGAAAGGAGGTGTTTAA
- a CDS encoding N-acetylmuramoyl-L-alanine amidase: MTLLLLLSFATGAFAGRTLIIDDLPKVPYRYGVGAYEGVVAHSTATPEAPAINIQKYESRTWRNAFVHYAVDWNEIIQIANTKYIAYGAGPGANKRFVHVELCETRDYEKFKRSYDKYVKLLAKILRDRGISVEKGLWTHNDVMYHLGGTDHEDPLDYLRSHGVSEAQFRADVKHAYNNANIEVSVPEQPPKPEEKPTAVTDGLAYIQGYNVNLRKGPDASYSVIRQLNKPESYIVWAEKDGWLNLGGEQWIKYDSSYVKFDKKSTVDSSIVGKRIVSKVTNLRFYDSPSWQDKDVAGTLDAGLGFAIDAKVSVNGSPQYKVHNSKGKTYYITANEAFLYVK; this comes from the coding sequence ATGACTCTATTGCTCCTGTTAAGCTTTGCGACAGGGGCTTTTGCTGGTAGAACGCTTATTATCGATGATTTACCTAAAGTGCCATACCGTTATGGCGTAGGAGCTTACGAGGGCGTTGTGGCGCATAGTACAGCAACTCCAGAAGCACCGGCTATTAATATTCAAAAGTATGAGTCTCGTACATGGCGCAACGCATTCGTTCACTATGCAGTCGATTGGAACGAAATAATTCAGATTGCTAATACAAAATACATCGCATATGGTGCAGGACCTGGTGCAAATAAACGATTTGTACATGTAGAGTTATGTGAAACACGAGACTATGAAAAATTCAAACGTTCATACGATAAATACGTGAAATTGCTTGCAAAGATTTTGCGCGACCGTGGTATTAGCGTAGAAAAAGGACTATGGACGCATAACGACGTAATGTATCATCTTGGCGGTACAGATCACGAAGACCCACTAGACTATTTACGGAGTCACGGAGTATCAGAAGCTCAATTCCGTGCAGATGTGAAGCATGCATACAATAATGCTAATATTGAAGTTTCTGTTCCTGAGCAACCACCTAAACCAGAAGAAAAGCCTACTGCTGTAACTGATGGTTTAGCGTACATTCAAGGCTACAATGTGAACTTACGTAAAGGTCCTGATGCAAGCTATTCTGTTATTCGTCAGTTAAATAAACCAGAATCATATATTGTGTGGGCTGAAAAAGATGGATGGTTAAACCTTGGTGGAGAGCAATGGATTAAATACGATTCTTCTTATGTTAAATTCGATAAGAAAAGCACAGTGGATTCATCTATTGTAGGAAAACGTATTGTGTCCAAAGTAACCAACTTACGTTTCTATGATTCTCCATCTTGGCAGGATAAAGATGTTGCTGGTACTTTAGATGCAGGATTAGGATTTGCAATTGATGCAAAGGTAAGTGTAAATGGTTCTCCGCAGTATAAGGTACACAATAGCAAAGGTAAAACGTACTATATTACTGCAAACGAAGCTTTTCTATATGTGAAATAA
- a CDS encoding Rap family tetratricopeptide repeat protein has protein sequence MNIQLKGNERLTELLNEWYLQIRARNRENSIRLKKEIEQQLHNLTEDQNLLFYYSLLDFRYNYLINNMGISRNSFDKIENFNTPREDFLAYYYHFFKAIHSNAIGSYNLAKEHYEKAESLLVHIPDDLEKAEFYYNLAIFNYHIYQALFAIKYANIANDIFAQNSDCELKIAYCKNLLGLSCTHLKEYEMAEEYFISAIDLFRKFGNERDILIARQNLGLMYSEQKQFDLAIRYLSEVNEKIPNNYRALLIEAKQRIKVQETVIASELIKKGLHICNELEILEYQHHFHILDKLCNEEKTEILEKVVLAGMEYFKKEGLWEYIQEYSEILALKFHNDAQFEKSSSYFLLTYQAKEEILEREVLK, from the coding sequence ATGAACATACAACTAAAGGGAAATGAACGGTTGACGGAGTTATTAAATGAATGGTATTTACAAATTCGTGCGAGAAATAGAGAAAATTCTATACGTCTAAAAAAAGAAATTGAGCAACAACTTCATAATCTTACAGAAGATCAAAATTTACTTTTTTATTATTCTTTGCTTGACTTTAGATATAACTACCTAATTAACAATATGGGGATTTCCAGAAATAGTTTTGACAAAATCGAAAACTTCAACACTCCAAGAGAAGATTTTCTGGCATATTACTACCACTTCTTTAAAGCTATACACTCTAACGCAATTGGAAGCTATAATTTAGCTAAAGAGCATTATGAAAAAGCTGAATCCCTACTAGTACACATTCCTGACGACCTTGAAAAAGCTGAGTTTTATTACAATCTAGCCATTTTCAACTATCATATTTACCAAGCTCTTTTCGCAATAAAGTACGCAAATATAGCCAATGATATCTTTGCTCAGAACTCTGATTGCGAATTAAAAATTGCTTATTGTAAAAATCTTTTAGGATTATCATGTACTCATTTAAAAGAATACGAAATGGCAGAAGAATACTTCATTTCAGCTATTGACTTATTTCGTAAGTTCGGAAATGAAAGAGATATCTTAATTGCTCGTCAGAATCTAGGTTTAATGTATTCCGAGCAAAAACAATTTGACTTAGCAATTCGTTATTTATCTGAAGTAAATGAGAAAATACCAAACAACTATAGAGCACTTCTCATTGAAGCTAAACAACGAATAAAAGTACAAGAAACAGTAATTGCATCCGAGCTTATAAAAAAAGGATTACATATTTGTAATGAGTTAGAGATTTTAGAATACCAACATCATTTTCACATTCTAGATAAATTGTGTAATGAAGAAAAAACAGAAATTTTAGAAAAGGTCGTTTTAGCAGGAATGGAATACTTCAAGAAAGAAGGACTATGGGAGTACATTCAGGAATATTCTGAAATATTGGCCCTAAAGTTCCATAATGATGCACAATTTGAAAAGTCTAGTTCATATTTCCTTTTAACTTATCAAGCAAAAGAAGAAATATTAGAAAGGGAGGTGTTAAAATGA
- a CDS encoding helix-turn-helix domain-containing protein: MEKVLVLFGDALFLAAPMYEENKQLWTKWNKYYDEVQENHDKLVTSANISPSFSALVSWLGQKQEQGISLLHIYANLDKYKNELRNVLDKIIEQEFEGMSETVETTILSNTKDKKVKDQETDITDDYYPVSNDAVYYQLRDGIAKNQFEEDELGAVPILPLETKSTSGVAQLSSHKDEDLRLVNTNEAERWSILVDGVISNMDDLTADCLDTITIQWLNQAKSPDEFIDFSYENVLDMCNMPKARANGIEYYRAEDKIKIAQRIAALASIFIYLNDDNEVVVLNDRAETGKQFEMKREVIKRLFVLDSVVLWRDKNTNDYVGIESCRIKPGSFLSMYLYGSNSTTALLSKKALEYNSYRHKFHKRLIRYLSWQWRIRQQYSNLQRPYSIDGEKGLLSVMGINIAKGRPHRIREQLENVLIDLEKEKVISHWAYSEELDESRIGERNWFKNYYSKLGITILPPKELMDNIGSSVKKKVIEAPDKQENNLTIDTVKHSIDGSEDRIREKIMHQHMRKNRTMREIADEIGLSPATLSRFCNKKMKRISNSVNNKLTKWYERQIIIESM, encoded by the coding sequence TTGGAGAAAGTATTAGTGTTGTTTGGTGATGCCCTTTTTCTTGCTGCTCCAATGTATGAAGAGAACAAGCAGCTATGGACAAAGTGGAATAAATATTATGATGAGGTACAAGAAAATCATGACAAATTAGTAACTTCAGCTAATATTTCTCCTTCATTTTCAGCACTTGTTTCCTGGTTAGGCCAGAAACAAGAACAAGGAATTTCATTATTGCACATATATGCAAATTTAGATAAATATAAAAATGAGCTTCGAAATGTACTTGATAAGATAATAGAGCAAGAGTTTGAAGGAATGTCAGAAACAGTTGAAACGACTATCTTATCTAATACAAAAGATAAGAAGGTAAAAGACCAAGAAACGGACATTACTGATGATTACTATCCTGTTAGTAATGACGCAGTATATTATCAACTACGTGATGGTATAGCAAAAAATCAATTTGAAGAAGATGAATTAGGAGCGGTACCTATATTACCATTGGAAACTAAAAGCACAAGTGGAGTTGCTCAGCTTTCATCACATAAAGATGAAGATCTAAGATTAGTAAACACTAATGAAGCAGAAAGATGGTCAATACTAGTAGATGGTGTTATCAGTAATATGGATGATCTTACAGCTGACTGTCTAGATACAATTACGATACAGTGGTTGAATCAAGCGAAGTCTCCAGATGAGTTTATTGATTTCAGTTACGAGAATGTGTTGGATATGTGTAATATGCCAAAAGCAAGAGCAAACGGTATAGAGTATTATCGTGCAGAAGATAAAATCAAAATTGCTCAACGAATTGCTGCTTTAGCAAGTATCTTTATTTATTTAAATGATGATAATGAAGTAGTTGTTTTAAATGATCGTGCAGAAACTGGTAAGCAATTTGAAATGAAACGTGAAGTAATTAAAAGACTCTTCGTTTTAGATTCTGTAGTTCTTTGGAGAGATAAAAATACCAATGATTACGTAGGTATTGAATCTTGTAGAATAAAACCAGGTAGCTTTTTATCGATGTATTTATACGGTTCTAATAGTACAACAGCGTTATTATCTAAAAAAGCATTGGAGTACAATAGTTATCGACACAAATTCCATAAGCGACTAATTCGGTACTTATCCTGGCAGTGGAGAATTCGCCAACAGTACAGCAATTTACAAAGGCCCTATTCGATTGATGGAGAAAAAGGACTATTGTCTGTAATGGGGATTAATATTGCGAAGGGACGTCCACATCGTATTCGTGAGCAATTAGAAAATGTATTAATAGATTTAGAAAAAGAAAAAGTTATTTCACATTGGGCATACAGTGAGGAACTTGATGAATCTAGGATTGGAGAACGGAATTGGTTTAAAAATTACTACTCTAAATTAGGAATCACCATCTTGCCTCCTAAAGAGTTAATGGATAATATCGGTAGTTCGGTAAAGAAAAAGGTGATTGAAGCTCCGGATAAGCAAGAAAATAATTTAACCATCGATACCGTAAAGCATAGTATTGATGGTTCAGAGGATAGGATTAGAGAGAAAATTATGCACCAACATATGCGCAAAAATAGAACAATGCGCGAAATTGCAGATGAGATAGGGTTATCTCCTGCTACGTTATCAAGATTTTGTAATAAGAAAATGAAGCGCATCTCAAATAGCGTCAATAATAAATTAACCAAATGGTATGAAAGGCAAATCATAATTGAGTCTATGTAG